In Streptomyces nojiriensis, one genomic interval encodes:
- a CDS encoding TetR/AcrR family transcriptional regulator: MGKTTEKEIKSSAAEAAMGATGAEVAADAVDATGTGTTAAAPRRRQARGERRISQLLAAAAGVFCRTGYASASTNAIAREAGVSPGTLYQYFPNKEAIAVELGGQLLQRAHETHGQAFRPENLQRPLPELLDAVLDPVIAFNCENPAFWALMHGTGVPGIAQEHEELHAGLLARIEAVLRDFCPGAPAHELTHTSNMILGIFKSSLDLILAHEGDERAAYTAELKTVLLRYLEPMITRTPPH; the protein is encoded by the coding sequence ATGGGCAAAACCACCGAAAAGGAGATCAAGAGCTCTGCCGCCGAGGCCGCCATGGGCGCCACGGGCGCCGAGGTCGCCGCGGACGCCGTGGACGCAACCGGCACGGGCACCACCGCCGCCGCCCCGCGCCGCCGCCAGGCCCGCGGCGAGCGCCGGATCTCCCAGCTGCTGGCCGCCGCCGCCGGGGTGTTCTGCCGTACCGGCTACGCCTCGGCCAGCACCAACGCCATCGCCCGCGAGGCCGGCGTGTCGCCGGGCACCCTCTACCAGTACTTCCCCAACAAGGAGGCCATCGCGGTCGAGCTCGGCGGGCAGCTGCTCCAGCGCGCGCACGAGACCCACGGACAGGCCTTCCGCCCCGAGAACCTCCAGCGCCCCCTGCCCGAGCTGCTCGACGCCGTCCTCGACCCGGTCATCGCCTTCAACTGCGAGAACCCGGCCTTCTGGGCCCTCATGCACGGCACCGGCGTCCCCGGCATCGCCCAGGAACACGAGGAACTGCACGCCGGCCTGCTCGCCCGCATCGAGGCCGTGCTGCGCGACTTCTGCCCCGGGGCCCCGGCCCATGAGCTCACCCACACCTCGAACATGATCCTGGGCATCTTCAAGTCGTCCCTGGACCTGATCCTGGCCCACGAGGGCGACGAGCGCGCGGCCTACACCGCCGAGCTCAAGACCGTCCTGCTGCGCTACCTGGAGCCGATGATCACCAGGACTCCCCCTCACTGA
- the iolC gene encoding 5-dehydro-2-deoxygluconokinase, giving the protein MGGLTVTGTGDPLAFDLITMGRIGVDLYPLTTGIPLAEVETFGKFLGGSPTNVAVAAARLGRRVAVITRTGTDPFGGYLRSELRGFGVDDRWVAEVAGLPTPVTFCEIFPPDRFPLYFYRLPKAPDLEIAADEVDLAAVRAARVFWMTGTGLSEEPSRAATLAALEARARTGTTVFDLDWRPMLWREKPGPYYERALRSATVAVGNAEECEIATGASDPHAAARALLAAGVELAVVKRGPEGVLAVHRDGTVAEVAPVPVEVVNGLGAGDAFGGALCHGLLAGWELERVMRYANAAGAIVASRLACSSAMPFPHEVEEVLGRAGRV; this is encoded by the coding sequence ATGGGAGGACTGACTGTGACCGGCACCGGCGATCCGCTCGCGTTCGACCTGATCACGATGGGCCGGATCGGGGTGGATCTCTACCCGTTGACGACGGGCATACCACTGGCCGAGGTCGAGACGTTCGGCAAGTTCCTGGGCGGCTCCCCGACCAACGTGGCCGTCGCGGCGGCCCGGCTGGGACGCCGGGTGGCGGTGATCACCCGTACCGGCACGGACCCCTTCGGCGGGTATCTGCGCTCCGAACTGCGGGGGTTCGGAGTGGACGACCGGTGGGTCGCCGAGGTCGCCGGACTGCCGACCCCCGTCACCTTCTGCGAGATCTTCCCGCCGGACCGCTTCCCGCTGTACTTCTACCGGCTGCCGAAGGCCCCGGATCTGGAGATCGCGGCGGACGAGGTGGACCTGGCGGCGGTACGGGCGGCCCGCGTGTTCTGGATGACGGGTACGGGCCTGAGCGAGGAGCCCTCACGGGCGGCGACCCTGGCGGCGCTGGAGGCCCGTGCGCGGACCGGGACGACGGTCTTCGACCTGGACTGGCGGCCGATGCTGTGGCGGGAGAAACCGGGGCCGTACTACGAGCGGGCACTGCGGTCGGCGACGGTGGCCGTGGGGAACGCGGAGGAGTGCGAGATCGCCACGGGCGCGTCGGATCCGCACGCGGCGGCGCGGGCGCTGCTCGCGGCGGGTGTGGAACTGGCGGTGGTCAAGCGGGGCCCGGAGGGCGTGCTGGCGGTCCACCGCGACGGCACGGTGGCGGAGGTCGCCCCGGTGCCGGTGGAGGTGGTCAACGGCCTGGGCGCGGGCGACGCGTTCGGCGGGGCGCTGTGCCATGGGCTGCTGGCGGGATGGGAACTGGAGCGGGTGATGCGGTACGCGAACGCGGCCGGGGCGATCGTCGCCTCGCGGCTGGCGTGTTCGAGCGCGATGCCGTTCCCGCACGAGGTGGAGGAGGTGCTGGGGCGTGCCGGTCGTGTCTGA
- the iolD gene encoding 3D-(3,5/4)-trihydroxycyclohexane-1,2-dione acylhydrolase (decyclizing): MRLTVAQALVRFLSRQYTERDGHRHRLIAATWGIFGHGNVAGIGQALLETGPEAMPFLQGRNEQAMVHAAVGYARQSGRLSAHAVTTSIGPGATNLVTGAALATINRIPVLLLPGDTFATRPADPVLQQLEVPYAGDVSVNDTLRPVSRHFDRITRPEALIPAALQAVRVLTDPVQTGAVTLALPQDVQAQAYDWPEEFFAERVWGVRRPRPDRHELARAAEAVRGSARPLIVAGGGIRHSEAGAALAAFAEATGIPVAVTQAGKGVLPYGHPADVGGIGHTGTSTAAALARDADLVIAAGTRLTDFTTASATLFQHPAVRFVGLNLDPYDAHKLAALPLVADAREGLDELRVAVAGHRTDPAYGAGYAAERARWESRVERAYAVPEADEDAPPTQAQVLGLLDALVDGTDILINAAGSLPGDLHKLWRARSQDQYHVEYGYSCMGYEIPAAIGVALAAPGRPVWALVGDGTYLMNPTEIVTAVQEGVPIKVVILDNHGYASIGGLSGAVGGEGFGTAYRFRAPGSEYTGDPLPVDLAANAGSLGMAVIRARTTRDLREALAEARIATRPTCVYVQTRTPDTVSGPPPAQAWWDVPVAETATRKAAATAREEYDRQAAQRRRHL; encoded by the coding sequence GTGAGGCTCACCGTCGCACAGGCGCTCGTCCGTTTCCTGTCCCGCCAGTACACCGAGCGCGACGGACACCGGCACCGGCTGATCGCCGCCACCTGGGGGATCTTCGGGCACGGGAACGTGGCGGGCATCGGCCAGGCCCTCCTGGAGACCGGGCCCGAGGCCATGCCCTTCCTCCAGGGCCGCAACGAGCAGGCCATGGTGCACGCCGCCGTCGGATACGCCCGCCAGAGCGGCCGCCTCTCCGCGCACGCCGTCACCACCTCCATCGGGCCCGGCGCCACCAACCTCGTCACCGGCGCCGCCCTCGCCACCATCAACCGGATCCCGGTGCTCCTGCTGCCCGGCGACACCTTCGCCACCCGGCCCGCCGACCCCGTGCTCCAGCAGCTGGAGGTCCCGTACGCCGGGGACGTCTCCGTCAACGACACCCTGCGCCCCGTCTCCCGGCACTTCGACCGGATCACCCGCCCCGAGGCCCTGATCCCGGCCGCCCTCCAGGCCGTACGGGTGCTCACCGACCCGGTGCAGACCGGCGCCGTCACCCTCGCACTGCCGCAGGACGTGCAGGCGCAGGCGTACGACTGGCCCGAGGAGTTCTTCGCCGAGCGCGTGTGGGGCGTGCGCCGGCCCCGTCCCGACCGGCACGAGCTGGCCCGCGCCGCCGAGGCGGTACGGGGCTCCGCGCGCCCGCTGATCGTCGCCGGCGGCGGGATCCGGCACAGCGAGGCCGGTGCGGCGCTGGCCGCCTTCGCCGAGGCCACGGGGATCCCGGTCGCCGTCACCCAGGCGGGCAAGGGCGTCCTGCCGTACGGGCACCCCGCCGACGTGGGCGGGATCGGCCACACCGGCACCTCCACCGCCGCCGCGCTCGCCCGGGACGCCGACCTCGTCATCGCCGCCGGTACCCGGCTGACCGACTTCACCACCGCCTCCGCGACCCTCTTCCAGCACCCCGCCGTCCGGTTCGTCGGCCTCAACCTGGACCCGTACGACGCCCACAAACTGGCCGCCCTGCCCCTGGTCGCCGATGCCCGCGAGGGCCTCGACGAGCTCCGGGTCGCGGTCGCCGGCCACCGTACGGACCCGGCGTACGGGGCGGGGTACGCGGCGGAGCGGGCCCGCTGGGAGAGCCGCGTCGAGCGGGCCTACGCCGTCCCGGAGGCGGACGAGGACGCCCCGCCCACCCAGGCCCAGGTGCTCGGGCTGCTCGACGCCCTCGTCGACGGCACCGACATCCTGATCAACGCGGCCGGCTCCCTCCCCGGCGACCTGCACAAGCTGTGGCGGGCCCGGTCGCAGGACCAGTACCACGTGGAGTACGGGTACTCCTGCATGGGATACGAGATCCCCGCGGCGATCGGCGTGGCGCTGGCCGCGCCCGGCCGGCCGGTGTGGGCGCTGGTCGGCGACGGGACGTACCTGATGAATCCGACCGAGATCGTCACGGCCGTCCAGGAGGGCGTCCCGATCAAGGTGGTGATCCTCGACAACCACGGCTACGCCTCCATCGGCGGCCTGTCGGGGGCGGTGGGCGGCGAGGGCTTCGGCACCGCGTACCGCTTCCGGGCGCCCGGCTCCGAGTACACGGGGGACCCCCTTCCGGTGGACCTCGCGGCCAACGCGGGCTCCCTCGGGATGGCCGTGATCCGCGCCCGCACCACGCGTGACCTGCGCGAAGCCCTCGCCGAGGCCCGCATCGCGACCCGCCCCACATGTGTCTACGTACAGACCCGAACGCCCGACACTGTGTCGGGCCCACCCCCGGCACAGGCGTGGTGGGATGTTCCTGTGGCCGAGACCGCGACCCGCAA
- the iolB gene encoding 5-deoxy-glucuronate isomerase: MEWTRLMVLDLAPGEVYAHTCGESEWIVLPLSGGCQVRCRALPGPAPQTPAGLKERGSALNPAPRPPAGPEDGQGGPNPASPAFEARGPGQSPGNGPEVFQLHGRTEVFDGVSDFAYLPRDAHAEVASENGGRFALAGARCERRLPARYGPAGKVPVELRGAGHCSRQLNNFAAAGPDGFDCDRLIAVEVLTPGGNWSSYPPHKHDEHHPGEESRLEEIYYFEIAPHGDTPGLGYQRVTPSPAGNTDILTEVRTGDAVLIPDGWHGPSMAAPGHDMYYLNVMAGPGGTREWLIRDHPDHGWIRGSWDGQDVDPRLPFLRTEDHR; encoded by the coding sequence ATGGAATGGACGAGGCTGATGGTTCTCGACCTGGCCCCGGGAGAGGTGTACGCGCACACGTGCGGCGAGTCGGAGTGGATCGTGCTCCCGCTGTCGGGCGGATGCCAGGTCCGCTGCCGGGCTCTGCCCGGACCCGCGCCTCAAACGCCGGCGGGGCTGAAAGAGCGGGGCTCTGCCCTGAACCCTGCCCCCCGTCCTCCGGCGGGGCCGGAGGACGGACAGGGCGGGCCAAATCCAGCCTCGCCGGCGTTTGAGGCGCGGGGTCCGGGGCAGAGCCCCGGGAACGGACCGGAGGTGTTCCAACTGCACGGGCGGACAGAGGTGTTCGACGGGGTCAGTGACTTCGCGTACCTGCCCCGGGACGCGCACGCGGAGGTCGCCTCGGAGAACGGCGGCCGCTTCGCCCTCGCCGGAGCGCGGTGCGAGCGGCGGCTCCCCGCCCGGTACGGGCCCGCCGGGAAGGTCCCCGTGGAACTCCGCGGCGCCGGCCACTGCTCCCGCCAGCTCAACAACTTCGCCGCCGCCGGCCCGGACGGCTTCGACTGCGACCGCCTCATCGCCGTCGAGGTGCTGACCCCCGGCGGGAACTGGTCCTCGTACCCGCCCCACAAGCACGACGAGCACCACCCCGGCGAGGAGTCCCGCCTGGAGGAGATCTACTACTTCGAGATCGCCCCGCACGGGGACACCCCCGGGCTCGGCTACCAGCGCGTCACCCCCTCCCCGGCCGGGAACACCGACATCCTCACCGAGGTGCGGACCGGGGACGCGGTGCTGATCCCCGACGGCTGGCACGGGCCGTCCATGGCCGCTCCCGGGCACGACATGTACTACCTGAACGTGATGGCCGGACCGGGCGGGACCCGGGAGTGGCTGATCCGGGACCACCCCGACCACGGCTGGATCCGCGGCAGCTGGGACGGCCAGGACGTCGACCCCCGGCTGCCCTTCCTCCGAACGGAGGACCACCGGTGA
- a CDS encoding heavy-metal-associated domain-containing protein, translating to MTAETDTQTTTVYRVTGMTCGHCEGAVTTEISSLPGVSTVKAVAATGEVTVVSAAPLADEDVRAAVDEAGYEFAGQA from the coding sequence ATGACCGCCGAGACGGACACCCAGACCACCACCGTCTACCGGGTGACCGGCATGACCTGCGGACACTGCGAAGGCGCGGTGACCACCGAGATCTCCTCGCTGCCGGGCGTCAGCACGGTCAAGGCCGTCGCCGCGACCGGTGAGGTCACCGTGGTCTCCGCCGCCCCGCTCGCGGACGAGGACGTCCGCGCCGCCGTGGACGAGGCCGGCTACGAGTTCGCCGGTCAGGCCTGA
- a CDS encoding helix-turn-helix transcriptional regulator, with product MSDRQLWSYKEIAAHIRVQPDTVRSYRKHGLLPVPDHVEGGKPYWYAETVRAWVARRPGNRGRRED from the coding sequence ATGAGCGACCGACAGCTGTGGTCGTACAAGGAGATCGCTGCTCACATCCGGGTCCAGCCGGACACCGTGCGCTCCTACCGCAAGCACGGGCTGCTGCCCGTGCCCGACCACGTGGAGGGGGGCAAGCCCTACTGGTACGCCGAAACCGTGCGCGCCTGGGTGGCCCGCAGGCCCGGGAACCGGGGCCGGCGCGAGGACTGA
- a CDS encoding sugar phosphate isomerase/epimerase family protein, with protein MTSSPPALTRIRIGSAPDSWGVWFPDDPRQTPWERFLDEVADAGYEWIELGPYGYLPTDPARLAEETAKRGLRVSAGTVFTGLHHGPAVWEDTWEHVSRIAALTRAMGAAHLVVIPSFWRDDKTGEVLEDRTLTPAQWRELTTQTERLGREVLDRYGLRIVVHPHADTHIDTPSNVARFLDATDPGLVSLCLDTGHYAYCGGDSVQAVETFGERIGYLHLKQVDPRILAEVVAEELPFGPAVGRGVMCEPPSGVPALEPVLAAAQRLDVDLFAIVEQDMYPCPPDRPLPIARRTRAYLRSCGAR; from the coding sequence ATGACGTCCTCCCCGCCCGCGTTGACGCGTATCCGCATCGGTTCGGCTCCGGACTCCTGGGGTGTCTGGTTTCCCGACGACCCCCGGCAGACCCCGTGGGAACGCTTCCTCGACGAGGTCGCCGACGCCGGGTACGAGTGGATCGAACTCGGCCCCTACGGCTATCTGCCCACCGATCCCGCCCGCCTCGCCGAGGAAACGGCCAAGCGCGGGCTGCGCGTCTCGGCCGGAACCGTCTTCACCGGACTCCATCACGGGCCCGCCGTGTGGGAGGACACCTGGGAGCACGTGTCGCGGATCGCGGCGCTCACCCGGGCCATGGGCGCGGCCCATCTCGTCGTCATCCCCTCCTTCTGGCGGGACGACAAGACCGGGGAGGTGCTGGAGGACCGCACCCTGACCCCCGCCCAATGGCGTGAACTGACCACGCAGACCGAACGCCTCGGCCGGGAGGTCCTGGACCGGTACGGGCTGCGGATCGTCGTCCACCCGCACGCCGACACCCACATCGACACCCCTTCGAACGTGGCCCGCTTCCTGGACGCCACCGACCCCGGGCTCGTCTCCCTCTGTCTGGACACGGGGCACTACGCGTACTGCGGCGGGGACAGCGTGCAGGCCGTGGAGACCTTCGGCGAGCGGATCGGCTACCTCCACCTCAAGCAGGTGGATCCGCGGATCCTCGCCGAAGTCGTCGCCGAGGAGCTGCCTTTCGGGCCGGCGGTGGGCCGTGGGGTGATGTGCGAACCGCCCTCGGGGGTGCCCGCGCTGGAACCGGTGCTCGCGGCGGCGCAGCGGCTGGACGTGGACCTGTTCGCCATCGTGGAGCAGGACATGTACCCCTGTCCGCCCGACCGGCCGCTGCCGATCGCCCGCCGCACCCGCGCCTACCTCCGTTCCTGCGGCGCCCGCTGA
- a CDS encoding MMPL family transporter — translation MSEVKNPPSSGADAGWTRFVTARPRLTLLLALLVTALAVVAGGGVADRLGSGGWEDPGAQSTYAARALEREFPHSEPNLLLLVDAAAGTTGVDDPAVAAEAERLATALAAERGVVGVGSYWRAQMPALRSEDGRQALIVARVQGDEKTATAALERMAPRFEGEHGPVRVSLGGPAAVQREVTRTIQEDLLRAELIALPVTLVLLVLVFGSAVAALLPLGVGIVAILGTNAVLRGLTEFTDVSVFAQNLTTALGLGLAIDYALFIVRRFREELAAGRDPVAAVGATLRTAGRTVLFSALTVAVSLSAMLFFPMYFLRSFAYAGVAVVLLAAAAALILLPAALVLLGDRVNALDLRRLWRRRRAEAPVTGPAETGRVWGWAAALVMRRAPVFAAATTVGLLLLGLPFMGVEFGTVDDRQLPKDAPSHVVQEQIRDNFPGSPGGGITVLAEGAPGPERLAAYRDRLAALPGVTRVDGPIGSATGSEYATFSVSVEGEAVGQTARDLVDEVRAVDAGFKTSVTGQAAVLVDAQKAIAGALPAAAALVVLATLLLVFLLTGSLLIPLQAVLLNALSLTAMFGAVVWVFQEGNLSGLLSFTATGDIETTLPVLMFCIAFGLSMDYGVFLISRIKEEYDRTGDHESAVRTGLARTGGLITAAAVILAVVMVAIGTSRVTNTKMLGLGIALAVLMDAMVVRSLLVPAVMKLTGRATWWAPAPLRRLHERFGLSEGESAPPAPEPDRIPVGAGA, via the coding sequence ATGTCCGAAGTCAAGAATCCGCCGTCCTCCGGGGCGGACGCGGGGTGGACCCGGTTCGTCACGGCCCGGCCGCGGCTCACGCTGCTGCTCGCCCTGCTGGTCACGGCCCTGGCCGTGGTCGCGGGCGGCGGCGTCGCCGACCGGCTGGGAAGCGGCGGCTGGGAGGACCCGGGCGCCCAGTCCACCTACGCCGCGCGGGCCCTGGAGCGGGAGTTCCCGCACTCCGAGCCCAATCTGCTCCTGCTCGTCGACGCCGCGGCGGGCACCACCGGGGTCGACGACCCCGCCGTGGCCGCCGAAGCCGAACGGCTCGCGACCGCACTCGCCGCCGAACGGGGGGTCGTCGGCGTCGGCTCGTACTGGCGCGCCCAGATGCCCGCGCTGCGCTCCGAGGACGGCCGGCAGGCGCTCATCGTCGCCCGCGTCCAGGGCGACGAGAAGACGGCCACCGCGGCACTGGAACGCATGGCCCCGCGCTTCGAGGGCGAACACGGCCCGGTGCGGGTGTCCCTCGGCGGTCCCGCGGCGGTCCAGCGCGAGGTCACCCGGACCATTCAGGAAGACCTGCTGCGCGCCGAGCTCATCGCCCTGCCGGTCACCCTCGTCCTGCTCGTCCTCGTCTTCGGCAGCGCGGTCGCCGCCCTGCTCCCCCTCGGCGTCGGCATCGTGGCCATCCTCGGCACCAATGCGGTACTGCGCGGACTCACCGAGTTCACGGACGTCTCCGTCTTCGCCCAGAACCTGACCACCGCGCTCGGCCTCGGACTCGCCATCGACTACGCCCTGTTCATCGTCCGCCGGTTCCGTGAAGAACTCGCCGCCGGGCGTGATCCGGTCGCCGCGGTCGGGGCCACCCTGCGCACCGCCGGGCGCACCGTGCTCTTCTCGGCGCTCACCGTCGCCGTCTCGCTCTCGGCGATGCTCTTCTTCCCCATGTACTTCCTGCGCTCCTTCGCCTACGCCGGCGTCGCGGTCGTACTGCTCGCGGCTGCGGCCGCACTGATCCTGCTGCCGGCCGCCCTGGTGCTCCTCGGCGATCGGGTCAACGCCCTCGACCTGCGCCGGCTGTGGCGGCGGCGCCGGGCGGAGGCACCCGTGACCGGGCCCGCGGAGACGGGCCGGGTCTGGGGGTGGGCGGCCGCCCTCGTGATGCGGCGCGCCCCGGTCTTCGCCGCGGCCACCACCGTGGGCCTGCTGCTCCTCGGGCTGCCCTTCATGGGCGTCGAGTTCGGCACGGTCGACGACCGGCAGCTCCCGAAGGACGCCCCCTCGCACGTGGTGCAGGAGCAGATCCGCGACAACTTCCCGGGCAGCCCCGGCGGGGGTATCACCGTGCTCGCCGAGGGAGCCCCCGGCCCCGAGCGCCTCGCGGCCTACCGGGACCGGCTGGCCGCCCTGCCCGGGGTGACCCGGGTCGACGGGCCGATCGGCTCCGCCACGGGAAGCGAGTACGCCACCTTCTCGGTGTCCGTCGAGGGGGAGGCCGTGGGGCAGACGGCCCGGGACCTGGTGGACGAGGTCCGCGCCGTGGACGCCGGCTTCAAGACCTCGGTGACCGGACAGGCGGCCGTCCTCGTCGACGCGCAGAAGGCCATCGCCGGCGCGCTGCCCGCGGCGGCGGCCCTGGTGGTCCTCGCCACGCTGCTGCTGGTGTTCCTGCTCACCGGGAGCCTGCTGATACCGCTGCAGGCGGTGCTGCTCAACGCCCTCAGCCTGACCGCGATGTTCGGGGCGGTGGTGTGGGTGTTCCAGGAGGGCAACCTCTCCGGGCTCCTCTCCTTCACCGCCACCGGCGACATAGAGACCACCCTGCCGGTGCTGATGTTCTGCATCGCCTTCGGGCTCTCCATGGACTACGGGGTGTTCCTCATATCCCGCATCAAGGAGGAGTACGACCGGACCGGGGACCACGAGAGCGCCGTCCGGACCGGGCTGGCCCGCACCGGCGGGCTGATCACCGCGGCGGCCGTGATCCTGGCGGTGGTGATGGTGGCCATCGGCACCTCCCGGGTGACCAACACCAAGATGCTGGGGCTCGGGATCGCGCTGGCGGTCCTCATGGACGCCATGGTCGTCCGCAGCCTCCTGGTCCCGGCGGTGATGAAGCTGACCGGACGGGCCACCTGGTGGGCGCCCGCCCCGCTGCGCCGCCTGCACGAGAGGTTCGGCCTGAGCGAGGGCGAGTCCGCGCCCCCGGCACCGGAGCCGGACCGGATACCCGTGGGGGCCGGCGCCTAG
- a CDS encoding Gfo/Idh/MocA family protein, which translates to MSTLGIAVIGTGKMGADHVRRIGRTVGGARVVAVADPDGDRVKEVAGTLDGATAHTDPAAAIAAPGVEAVLIASPGPAHEEAILYALERELPVLCEKPLTPDPAGALRVMEAEQRLGRRLVQVGFMRRYDAEYVRLKELLDAGGIGRPLFLHCRHRNASSPSFFTSDMLISDSVVHEVDAARWLLGQEIAAVSVLSPRPTAAAPEGLSDPRLVLLETSGGAVVDVEIFVNCGFGYQVQCEAVGEAGSARIGDGHAMVVQSAGRWGGAIDQDFTVRFADAYDRQLRSWVAAAARGRVAGPDAWDGYAAAAVSEAGLAAARSGARAVVELAERPALYR; encoded by the coding sequence ATGAGCACGCTCGGCATCGCCGTCATCGGCACCGGGAAGATGGGCGCCGACCACGTCCGCCGGATCGGGCGGACGGTGGGCGGGGCCCGTGTGGTGGCCGTGGCCGACCCGGACGGGGACCGGGTCAAGGAGGTCGCGGGCACCCTGGACGGGGCGACGGCGCACACCGACCCGGCGGCCGCGATAGCTGCACCCGGGGTCGAGGCCGTGCTGATCGCCTCGCCCGGACCCGCCCACGAGGAGGCGATCCTGTACGCGCTGGAGCGGGAGCTGCCGGTGCTGTGCGAGAAGCCGCTGACTCCGGACCCGGCGGGGGCGCTGCGCGTCATGGAGGCCGAACAGCGGCTGGGACGGCGCTTGGTGCAGGTGGGGTTCATGCGGCGGTACGACGCCGAGTACGTCCGGCTGAAGGAGCTGCTGGACGCGGGCGGAATCGGGCGGCCGCTCTTCCTGCACTGCCGGCACCGCAATGCCTCCTCGCCGTCGTTCTTCACCAGCGACATGCTGATCAGCGACTCGGTGGTGCACGAGGTGGACGCGGCCCGCTGGCTGCTGGGGCAGGAGATCGCCGCGGTCAGCGTGCTCTCGCCCCGGCCCACGGCAGCCGCTCCCGAGGGGCTGAGCGATCCCCGGCTGGTGCTGCTGGAGACCTCCGGCGGGGCCGTCGTCGACGTGGAGATCTTCGTCAACTGCGGCTTCGGCTACCAGGTGCAGTGCGAGGCGGTCGGTGAGGCGGGCAGTGCCCGGATCGGTGACGGACACGCGATGGTGGTGCAGTCGGCGGGCCGCTGGGGCGGCGCCATCGACCAGGACTTCACGGTGCGCTTCGCCGATGCCTACGACCGCCAGCTGCGGAGCTGGGTGGCCGCGGCCGCGCGCGGCCGGGTGGCGGGGCCCGACGCGTGGGACGGCTACGCGGCGGCCGCCGTCTCCGAGGCGGGCCTCGCGGCGGCGCGCAGCGGTGCACGGGCCGTCGTGGAGCTGGCGGAACGCCCGGCCCTGTACCGCTGA